From the genome of Sphingobacterium sp. UGAL515B_05:
AAACGGCTTATGAGCGGGCACTTTTTGCCCTCAGCCAATACGCTTTACACAAGAAAGATAGACCTTACGAATTGTCGACCATTCCCAATAAACCCAAATATTCATATTTGGAGCGTCGTCGTAACGACAAGAAAAGTAGTGGTCACATGGCCAGTATAGAAACAACCTACAGGTATGCTACACACCTGTCCTACTGGTCTGCGGGAAACAAACGGATTGCTTATGTTTACATTCCCTCCTTTCCCCAGCTCCAGACAGTGAAGGCCGAACTTGATCAGCTTGCAGCCGAACTGGCGCAAAAGCAAGTTACACATCTCATCCTCGATCTACGTCATAACGGCGGTGGTTATGTGGAGACCGCAGAATATTTAGCCAACCTCATTAGTCCAGCCAAACTGGATAAAAAAGTTATGTTCAGCGAGCAATTCCATCCGAATGTACAGCAAGGCAAAGCAAACCTACTCCTTAAACAACCCTATCTGGATGCCAATGGCAAAGTGGTCCAATACAAAGGCCGCCCTGCCACCCTCGCCGATGTGGATTATAGTGAAAAAGCCAATACACATTACTTTATCAAAAAGGGACAATTCAATTCATTACAGCAGCTGTCATGCATTGTATCAGAACGCACGGCTTCGGCAAGTGAATTACTGATCAGCAGTTTCAAACCTTATATTCCCATACGCCTGATTGGTCAGCAAACATTTGGCAAACCTGTAGGTTTTTTTTCAGTCCACATTGGAGATTTCGATGTATACCTAGCTTCATTTCTCATCCGGAATGCCAATGGCTGGTGTGATTATTTTGATGGCATACCCGTCGACCTGGCCTTAGCTCCGGTAGAAACCTCCCGCCATCCCGGGGATCCAAAGGAAGCCTGGCTTGCAGCAGCGCTAA
Proteins encoded in this window:
- a CDS encoding S41 family peptidase; the encoded protein is MSRIRQIVGLLVTITAITACQNGSKTTTLPDELISPKTGTKKELTLDSIYLYAKQLYRWQESLPSYTTFDPRTKYAQIDPEQTAYERALFALSQYALHKKDRPYELSTIPNKPKYSYLERRRNDKKSSGHMASIETTYRYATHLSYWSAGNKRIAYVYIPSFPQLQTVKAELDQLAAELAQKQVTHLILDLRHNGGGYVETAEYLANLISPAKLDKKVMFSEQFHPNVQQGKANLLLKQPYLDANGKVVQYKGRPATLADVDYSEKANTHYFIKKGQFNSLQQLSCIVSERTASASELLISSFKPYIPIRLIGQQTFGKPVGFFSVHIGDFDVYLASFLIRNANGWCDYFDGIPVDLALAPVETSRHPGDPKEAWLAAALKDIVKDENRTAISSATNFSMPADENLLLKTNFRLK